One Delphinus delphis chromosome 3, mDelDel1.2, whole genome shotgun sequence genomic region harbors:
- the NDUFS7 gene encoding NADH dehydrogenase [ubiquinone] iron-sulfur protein 7, mitochondrial produces MAALAAPGLLRGILALRSGVGAALQVRGVHPSLAADSPSSTHPAVSQAGAVVPKSAALPSSRGEYVVAKLDDLINWARRSSLWPMTFGLACCAVEMMHMAAPRYDMDRFGVVFRASPRQSDVMIVAGTLTNKMAPALRKVYDQMPEPRYVVSMGSCANGGGYYHYSYSVVRGCDRIVPVDIYVPGCPPTAEALLYGILQLQKKIKREKRLQIWYRR; encoded by the exons ATGGCGGCGCTGGCGG CTCCTGGCCTGCTCCGTGGGATCCTTGCTCTTCG CTCTGGCGTGGGCGCAGCTCTGCAGGTGCGCGGGGTCCATCCCAGCTTGGCTGCTGACAGCCCGAGCAG CACCCACCCCGCCGTGTCCCAGGCCGGAGCCGTGGTCCCCAAATCCGCCGCCCTTCCCAGCAGCCGGGGCGAGTATGTGGTGGCCAAGCTGGACGACCTCATCAACTGGGCCCGCCGG AGCTCCCTGTGGCCCATGACCTTTGGCCTGGCCTGCTGCGCCGTGGAGATGATGCATATGGCAGCGCCCCGCTACGACATGGACCGCTTCGGCGTGGTCTTCCGCGCCAGCCCCCGCCAGTCCGACGTGATGATCGTGGCTGGGACGCTCACCAACAAGATGGCCCCCGCGCTCCGCAAG GTCTATGACCAGATGCCAGAGCCTCGCTACGTCGTGTCTATGGGGAG ctgCGCCAACGGAGGTGGCTACTACCACTACTCCTACTCTGTGGTGCGAGGCTGCGACCGTATTGTGCCCGTGGACATCTACGTCCCAG GCTGCCCGCCCACAGCCGAGGCCCTGCTCTATGGCATCCTGCAGCTGCAGAAGAAGATCAAGCGCGAGAAGAGGCTCCAGATCTGGTACCGCAGGTAG
- the PWWP3A gene encoding PWWP domain-containing DNA repair factor 3A isoform X1, with product MFENVLVAWLVAYNGRSCPCRIKVKSTGAQILKKSHIEGIASSLALQNEVAATPLEELAYRRSLRVALDVLNERTRPRQGRSSREERTTQSLRVKPTEPASSLCHSSPSPLLHEDASGSPGHTRRERAPQRLSGLPARKEDPGCRVDHKKGLGRSGGLRARAVSLAGSGAQDGRGSRKHRANRTVNRTTTPSKRERNLARGPSWGQEAPPSSEGAREEESEMVAGLAALRSSPGGGAEGPRGGPSARGHPAQHLCPDSGQRPGPRMAPRSPTQLGPAEETRDAWLLEGARPPSEESVELDAVNSLLAEDEEDEEPPRILLYREPRSFEVGMLVWLKYQKYPFWPAVVKSVRRRDKKASVLFIEGNMNPKGRGITVSLRRLKHFDCKEKQALLDEAKEDFDQAIGWCVSLITDYRVRLGCGSFAGSFLEYYAADISSPVRKSIQRDVQGTRFPPLSGVGPEEALAGNPRGRRPACRKVLPDRSRAARDRANQKLVEYIVKARGAESHLRAILKNRKPSRWLKTFLSSGQYVTCVETYLEDEEQLDLVVKYLQGVYQEAGSRLLARGHADGIRFVLDVLLPEAIICAISAVDAVDYKTAEEKYIRGPSLSYRGTRASHCCGLSRRGAQAPDAQAQRPWLTGPAAPRHVGSSRTGARTRVPCIGRRTLNHCAPGKPCLFVFN from the exons ATGTTTGAAAACGTCTTGGTGGCATGGCTGGTGGCGTATAACGGCCGTTCCTGTCCCTGCAGAATTAAGGTGAAAAGCACGGGAGCCCAGATCCTGAAGAAGTCTCACATCGAAGGCATCGCTTCCTCGTTAG CCTTGCAGAACGAGGTTGCTGCCACGCCCCTGGAGGAGCTGGCCTACAGGCGGTCGCTCCGCGTGGCTCTGGATGTTTTGAATGAGAGGACCCGTCCGCGTCAAGGACGCTCTTCCAGGGAAGAGAGGACCACTCAGTCTCTGAGAGTGAAGCCCACGGAACCGGCCTCCTCGCTCTGCCACTCCAGCCCTTCGCCTTTGCTCCACGAAGATGCGTCGGGCAGTCCTGGGCACACGAGGAGGGAACGTGCGCCCCAGAGGCTGTCCGGCCTGCCCGCTCGCAAGGAGGACCCCGGGTGCAGAGTGGACCACAAGAAGGGGCTCGGGAGAAGCGGAGGCCTGCGCGCCCGAGCTGTCTCCTTGGCCGGCAGTGGTGCTCAGGACGGACGGGGATCCAGAAAACACCGGGCAAACCGGACGGTGAACCGGACAACGACACCGAGTAAACGGGAGAGGAACCTAGCACGGGGGCCCAGCTGGGGTCAGGAAGCGCCTCCGTCCTCAGAGGGAGCTCGGGAGGAAGAGAGTGAGATGGTGGCCGGCCTGGCAGCCCTGCGCTCCTCTCCCGGAGGTGGGGCCGAGGGTCCTCGGGGCGGCCCCAGTGCCCGTGGCCACCCTGCCCAGCACCTGTGCCCGGACAGCGGCCAGAGGCCGGGGCCCCGCATGGCTCCGCGCAGCCCCACTCAGCTCGGCCCCGCAGAGGAGACCAGAGACGCCTGGCTCCTGGAGGGAG CCCGTCCACCTTCTGAAGAGTCAGTGGAGTTGGACGCCGTGAACTCTCTCCTGGCAGAGGACGAGGAGGACGAGGAGCCCCCGAGAATCCTCCTATACCGTG AACCACGTTCGTTTGAAGTAGGAATGCTGGTCTGGCTTAAATACCAAAAATACCCCTTCTGGCCCGCAGTG GTCAAAAGCGTCAGGCGAAGAGATAAGAAAGCGAGTGTGCTTTTCATTGAAGGAAACATGAACCCCAAAGGGAGAGG CATCACGGTGTCTCTCCGGCGACTGAAGCACTTTGATTGTAAAGAAAAGCAGGCGCTTCTG GACGAGGCCAAGGAGGATTTCGACCAGGCCATCGGCTGGTGCGTCTCCCTCATCACCGACTACAGGGTCCGACTGG GCTGTGGTTCCTTCGCAGGCTCTTTCCTGGAATACTACGCGGCTGATATAA GCTCCCCCGTCCGCAAGTCCATCCAGCGGGACGTCCAGGGGACCAGGTTTCCCCCGCTGAGCGGGGTGGGCCCCGAGGAGGCCTTGGCAGGGAACCCGCGGGGCAGGAGGCCGGCCTGCAGGAAGGTGCTCCCTGATCGCTCGCGGGCCGCCCGGGACCGGGCCAACCAGAAGCTGGTGGAGTACATCGTGAAGGCGCGGGGTGCCGAGAGCCACCTGCGGGCCATCCTGAAGAACAGGAAGCCGTCCAGGTGGCTAAAGACGTTCCTGAGCTCGGGTCAGTACGTGACCTGTGTGGAGACCTACCTGGAGGACGAGGAGCAGCTGGACCTGGTGGTGAAGTACCTGCAGGGGGTGTACCAGGAGGCGGGCAGCAGGCTGCTGGCACGCGGGCACGCGGACGGCATCCGCTTCGTCCTGGACGTGCTTCTGCCCGAG GCCATCATCTGCGCGATTTCCGCTGTGGATGCTGTGGACTACAAGACGGCTGAGGAGAAGTACATACGAGGACCTTCACTCAGCTACCG cggtacacgggcctctcactgttgtggcctctcccgtcgcggggcacaggctccggacgcgcaggctcagcggccatggctcacgggcccagccgctccgcggcatgtgggatcttcccggaccggggcacgaacccgtgtcccctgcatcggcaggcggactctcaaccactgtgcaccagggaagccctgtttgtttgtttttaattga
- the PWWP3A gene encoding PWWP domain-containing DNA repair factor 3A isoform X2 has translation MDAKYVLCRWKKRLWPAKVLAGTEKSAKNKRKKEFFLNVQILSLDKKIKVKSTGAQILKKSHIEGIASSLALQNEVAATPLEELAYRRSLRVALDVLNERTRPRQGRSSREERTTQSLRVKPTEPASSLCHSSPSPLLHEDASGSPGHTRRERAPQRLSGLPARKEDPGCRVDHKKGLGRSGGLRARAVSLAGSGAQDGRGSRKHRANRTVNRTTTPSKRERNLARGPSWGQEAPPSSEGAREEESEMVAGLAALRSSPGGGAEGPRGGPSARGHPAQHLCPDSGQRPGPRMAPRSPTQLGPAEETRDAWLLEGARPPSEESVELDAVNSLLAEDEEDEEPPRILLYREPRSFEVGMLVWLKYQKYPFWPAVVKSVRRRDKKASVLFIEGNMNPKGRGITVSLRRLKHFDCKEKQALLDEAKEDFDQAIGWCVSLITDYRVRLGCGSFAGSFLEYYAADISSPVRKSIQRDVQGTRFPPLSGVGPEEALAGNPRGRRPACRKVLPDRSRAARDRANQKLVEYIVKARGAESHLRAILKNRKPSRWLKTFLSSGQYVTCVETYLEDEEQLDLVVKYLQGVYQEAGSRLLARGHADGIRFVLDVLLPEAIICAISAVDAVDYKTAEEKYIRGPSLSYREKEIFDTQLLEERSRRS, from the exons ATGGATGCCAAGTATGTCCTCTGCAGATGGAAAAAGCGATTATGGCCTGCAAAG GTCTTGGCCGGAACTGAGAAGTCAgccaaaaataagagaaaaaaggaattttttctAAACGTTCAGATACTTTCCCTAGACAAAAA AATTAAGGTGAAAAGCACGGGAGCCCAGATCCTGAAGAAGTCTCACATCGAAGGCATCGCTTCCTCGTTAG CCTTGCAGAACGAGGTTGCTGCCACGCCCCTGGAGGAGCTGGCCTACAGGCGGTCGCTCCGCGTGGCTCTGGATGTTTTGAATGAGAGGACCCGTCCGCGTCAAGGACGCTCTTCCAGGGAAGAGAGGACCACTCAGTCTCTGAGAGTGAAGCCCACGGAACCGGCCTCCTCGCTCTGCCACTCCAGCCCTTCGCCTTTGCTCCACGAAGATGCGTCGGGCAGTCCTGGGCACACGAGGAGGGAACGTGCGCCCCAGAGGCTGTCCGGCCTGCCCGCTCGCAAGGAGGACCCCGGGTGCAGAGTGGACCACAAGAAGGGGCTCGGGAGAAGCGGAGGCCTGCGCGCCCGAGCTGTCTCCTTGGCCGGCAGTGGTGCTCAGGACGGACGGGGATCCAGAAAACACCGGGCAAACCGGACGGTGAACCGGACAACGACACCGAGTAAACGGGAGAGGAACCTAGCACGGGGGCCCAGCTGGGGTCAGGAAGCGCCTCCGTCCTCAGAGGGAGCTCGGGAGGAAGAGAGTGAGATGGTGGCCGGCCTGGCAGCCCTGCGCTCCTCTCCCGGAGGTGGGGCCGAGGGTCCTCGGGGCGGCCCCAGTGCCCGTGGCCACCCTGCCCAGCACCTGTGCCCGGACAGCGGCCAGAGGCCGGGGCCCCGCATGGCTCCGCGCAGCCCCACTCAGCTCGGCCCCGCAGAGGAGACCAGAGACGCCTGGCTCCTGGAGGGAG CCCGTCCACCTTCTGAAGAGTCAGTGGAGTTGGACGCCGTGAACTCTCTCCTGGCAGAGGACGAGGAGGACGAGGAGCCCCCGAGAATCCTCCTATACCGTG AACCACGTTCGTTTGAAGTAGGAATGCTGGTCTGGCTTAAATACCAAAAATACCCCTTCTGGCCCGCAGTG GTCAAAAGCGTCAGGCGAAGAGATAAGAAAGCGAGTGTGCTTTTCATTGAAGGAAACATGAACCCCAAAGGGAGAGG CATCACGGTGTCTCTCCGGCGACTGAAGCACTTTGATTGTAAAGAAAAGCAGGCGCTTCTG GACGAGGCCAAGGAGGATTTCGACCAGGCCATCGGCTGGTGCGTCTCCCTCATCACCGACTACAGGGTCCGACTGG GCTGTGGTTCCTTCGCAGGCTCTTTCCTGGAATACTACGCGGCTGATATAA GCTCCCCCGTCCGCAAGTCCATCCAGCGGGACGTCCAGGGGACCAGGTTTCCCCCGCTGAGCGGGGTGGGCCCCGAGGAGGCCTTGGCAGGGAACCCGCGGGGCAGGAGGCCGGCCTGCAGGAAGGTGCTCCCTGATCGCTCGCGGGCCGCCCGGGACCGGGCCAACCAGAAGCTGGTGGAGTACATCGTGAAGGCGCGGGGTGCCGAGAGCCACCTGCGGGCCATCCTGAAGAACAGGAAGCCGTCCAGGTGGCTAAAGACGTTCCTGAGCTCGGGTCAGTACGTGACCTGTGTGGAGACCTACCTGGAGGACGAGGAGCAGCTGGACCTGGTGGTGAAGTACCTGCAGGGGGTGTACCAGGAGGCGGGCAGCAGGCTGCTGGCACGCGGGCACGCGGACGGCATCCGCTTCGTCCTGGACGTGCTTCTGCCCGAG GCCATCATCTGCGCGATTTCCGCTGTGGATGCTGTGGACTACAAGACGGCTGAGGAGAAGTACATACGAGGACCTTCACTCAGCTACCG ggaaaaagaaatatttgatacGCAGCTCCTGGAAGAAAGGAGCCGGCGAAGCTGA